A genomic stretch from Theobroma cacao cultivar B97-61/B2 chromosome 4, Criollo_cocoa_genome_V2, whole genome shotgun sequence includes:
- the LOC18601097 gene encoding GEM-like protein 5, giving the protein MNSSSKESQPLYPSISPPTGEDTNPFHQTVAQEKQPQMQSAAASSSSPSPPPPPPASDPNSEKWGTHIMGAPAVPTCHPDNKKAALWGAGDQAQYHHHPYVQYSPIEKSSNSPMESILQVFNSWSHKTETLANNIWHNLRTGSSVSGAAWGKMNVQAKALTGGGFESLYKQTFATFPNEKLKKSFACYLSTSTGPVAGTLYLSTIHVAFCSDRPLSFTAPSGQETWSYYKVMVPLSKVGIINPVIMRENPSEKYIQIVTVDGHDFWYMGFVNYEKASKHLSESLSNFVASGIAVQPAPVA; this is encoded by the exons ATGAATAGCAGCAGCAAAGAATCACAGCCTCTTTACCCCTCTATCTCCCCTCCCACTGGAGAAGACACAAACCCTTTCCATCAAACAGTCGCTCAAGAAAAACAGCCACAGATGCAATCTGCAGctgcatcatcatcatcaccatcgCCTCCCCCTCCTCCACCAGCATCTGATCCGAATTCTGAGAAGTGGGGGACTCATATCATGGGAGCACCAGCTGTTCCAACATGTCATCCAGACAACAAGAAGGCAGCCTTGTGGGGTGCCGGTGACCAGGCTCAGTACCACCATCACCCATATGTCCAATACTCCCCTATAGAAAAGTCAAGCAATAGCCCCATGGAATCCATTCTTCAAGTGTTCAACTCCTGGAGCCACAAAACTGAGACCTTGGCCAACAATATCTGGCACAATT TGAGAACTGGATCATCTGTATCTGGTGCTGCCTGGGGGAAGATGAACGTGCAAGCAAAAGCACTAACAGGAGGCGGATTCGAATCCCTTTACAAGCAAACATTTGCGACTTTTCCAAATGAGAAGCTGAAGAAGTCATTCGCCTGCTATTTGTCCACTTCAACCGGACCAGTTGCTGGGACTCTTTATCTATCCACTATTCATGTCGCTTTCTGCAGTGATCGCCCCTTGTCCTTCACCGCACCTTCAGGCCAGGAAACCTGGAGCTATTACAAG GTAATGGTACCTTTGAGCAAAGTTGGCATCATCAACCCAGTGATCATGAGGGAGAATCCGTCAGAGAAATATATCCAGATTGTTACAGTGGATGGACATGATTTCTGGTACATGGGTTTTGTTAATTATGAGAAAGCCTCCAAGCATCTCTCTGAGAGTCTTTCCAATTTTGTAGCATCTGGGATTGCTGTTCAACCTGCACCTGTTGCATAA
- the LOC18601098 gene encoding uncharacterized proline-rich protein → MAIKTQTPLPRRNFVRLKYHTVPFWIGSWNISRARQENPGTKGKNLIINMSYQRVPQDPYPPPGYASPYSAPPPPGYPSAPPRPPTLPPYEGYPPPPLPPGYPPYPQRPGQPYEGYQGYFAEGYPPPPPPPPPGHPQYQHCHHYEHHHYQDQSDAGCFSFLQGCLAALCCCCMLEECCFFL, encoded by the exons ATGGCCATTAAAACCCAAACTCCCCTTCCCAGGAGAAACTTTGTCCGACTAAAATATCACACTGTTCCATTTTGGATCGGGAGTTGGAACATCTCCAGGGCCAGACAGGAAAACCCaggaacaaagggaaaaaaccTCATCATCAACATGAGTTACCAGAGAGTTCCTCAAGACCCTTATCCTCCACCTG GGTACGCCTCTCCTTATTCAGCACCACCCCCTCCAGGGTACCCATCAGCACCACCACGGCCGCCGACTCTGCCACCTTACGAAGGCTATCCACCGCCTCCGCTGCCACCAGGATATCCACCGTATCCTCAGCGGCCAGGACAGCCGTACGAGGGGTACCAAGGGTATTTTGCTGAAGGGTATCCACCACCTCCGCCCCCACCACCTCCAGGTCATCCTCAATATCAACACTGCCACCACTATGAGCATCACCATTACCAGGATCAATCCGATGCTGGCTGTTTCTCTTTCTTACAAGGCTG TTTGGCTGCACTATGTTGCTGCTGCATGTTGGAGGAATGCTGCTTCTTTCTATGA
- the LOC18601099 gene encoding protein AUXIN SIGNALING F-BOX 2, with protein sequence MNYFPDEVLEHVFDFISSHKDRNSVSLVCKSWYKIERFSRQRVFIGNCYSISPDRLIARFPGLKSLTLKGKPHFADFNLVPHDWGGFLDPWIRALAKSRIGLEELRLKRMVVSDESLELLSKSFLNFKSLVLVSCEGFTTDGIAAIAANCRFLRELDLQENEVDDHRGHWLSCFPESCTSLVSLNFACLKGEINLGALERLVVRSPNLKSLRLNRAVPLDTLQKILMRAPQVVDLGTGSYVHDPSSEVYNKLKSAFQRCKSIRSLSGFLEVAPRCMSAIYPICTNLTFLNLSYAPGLHGNELTKLIQHCRKLQRLWILDCIGDKGLGVVASTCKELQELRVFPSDPYGAGNAAVTEEGLVLISAGCTKLNSLLYFCQQMTNAALITVAKNCPNFIRFRLCILDPIKPDAVTNQPLDEGFGAIVQSCKGLKRLSLSGLLTDQVFLYIGMYAEQLEMLSIAFAGDSDKGMLYVLNGCKKLRKLEIRDCPFGNAALLEDVGKYETMRSLWMSSCEVTLGGCKTLAEKMPSLSVEIINDTDQMEFSLDDRQKVEKMYLYRTLVGHREDAPEFVWIL encoded by the exons atGAATTACTTCCCAGATGAAGTTTTAGAGCACGTGTTTGATTTCATTTCATCTCACAAAGACCGGAACTCAGTGTCTTTAGTTTGCAAGTCATGGTACAAAATCGAAAGATTCAGCAGGCAAAGAGTTTTCATTGGAAACTGTTATTCTATCAGTCCAGACAGGTTGATCGCCAGATTCCCGGGTTTGAAGTCGCTGACTTTGAAAGGAAAGCCGCATTTTGCTGACTTCAATTTGGTGCCACATGACTGGGGAGGCTTTCTTGATCCTTGGATCAGAGCCTTGGCTAAGAGTAGAATCGGGTTGGAAGAGCTTAGACTTAAGAGGATGGTGGTCTCTGATGAGAGCCTTGAGCTGCTTTCGAAAtcctttttgaattttaagtcTTTGGTTCTTGTTAGCTGTGAAGGCTTCACTACTGATGGTATTGCTGCTATTGCTGCCAATTgtag GTTTCTTAGGGAGCTggatttgcaagaaaatgaagTTGACGATCATAGAGGCCATTGGCTTAGTTGTTTTCCTGAAAGTTGTACATCTCTTGTCTCCCTGAATTTTGCATGCCTCAAAGGAGAGATAAACTTAGGAGCTCTTGAAAGACTTGTAGTGAGATCTCCTAACCTCAAGAGTTTGAGGCTAAACCGTGCGGTGCCTCTTGATACCCTCCAAAAAATATTGATGCGAGCACCTCAAGTGGTGGACTTGGGTACTGGATCTTATGTACATGATCCATCTTCTGAGGTctataacaaattaaaatctGCCTTTCAAAGGTGCAAATCAATCAGGAGTTTATCAGGGTTTCTGGAGGTTGCTCCTCGTTGCATGTCAGCTATTTATCCAATTTGCACAAACCTGACCTTCTTAAACTTGAGCTATGCTCCAGGCCTTCATGGTAATGAGCTCACAAAGCTGATTCAGCACTGCAGGAAACTTCAGCGTCTATGG ATACTTGATTGTATTGGAGACAAAGGACTAGGAGTTGTAGCTTCAACATGTAAAGAATTGCAGGAATTGAGGGTTTTTCCATCTGATCCTTATGGGGCTGGAAACGCTGCTGTAACGGAGGAAGGTTTGGTCCTTATATCCGCAGGCTGTACTAAACTCAATTCATTGCTGTACTTCTGTCAGCAGATGACCAATGCTGCCCTCATAACTGTAGCCAAGAACTGCCCTAATTTTATTCGCTTCAGATTGTGCATCCTGGATCCCATAAAACCTGACGCCGTGACCAATCAGCCGTTGGATGAAGGTTTTGGGGCAATTGTTCAGTCTTGCAAGGGTCTTAAGCGGTTATCGCTCTCTGGCCTTCTGACCGATCAGGTTTTCCTTTACATAGGAATGTATGCTGAGCAGCTTGAAATGCTATCCATTGCTTTTGCTGGTGACAGTGACAAAGGAATGCTCTATGTGTTGAATGGTTGCAAGAAGCTTCGCAAGCTAGAGATCAGGGATTGCCCCTTCGGTAATGCAGCACTTCTAGAGGACGTGGGAAAGTATGAAACAATGCGATCCCTTTGGATGTCCTCCTGCGAAGTTACCCTCGGAGGCTGCAAGACACTTGCGGAGAAGATGCCAAGCCTGAGTGTGGAGATCATAAATGATACTGATCAGATGGAATTTAGCCTTGATGATAGGCAGAAGGTAGAAAAGATGTATCTGTACCGAACATTGGTTGGGCACAGGGAAGATGCACCAGAATTTGTGTGGATTTTGTAG